From a single Lewinella sp. LCG006 genomic region:
- a CDS encoding glyceraldehyde-3-phosphate dehydrogenase, translated as MLVEKAPQAVRVDAALEAWRHEEKQALELLQIVGDLRFDRAIELVLFREDIYDARPSALLNDHRFAENYSAEALHITETLALAKAIRDLEDLPAARIDLGKLGLEWQAEAKNYPDLAAFVGDKMNHLRGAAPLNEDGRDIVLYGFGRIGRLVARRIIMSTGRGEQLRLKAIVIRPKLADRFAEATKRASLLASDSVHGEFHGLVEVSPDGNELIVNGNHIQLIYAGSPSEVDYTKFGIQDALLIDNTGVWRDDKELSTHLRPGIAQVLVTAPAKGDVPNIVYGVNEPEDFSQRQIFSAASCTTNAIAPVLAVLEKQLGIEQGHIETIHSYTNDQNLLDNFHKKPRRGRGAPVNMVLTSTGAATAVAKVLPKLAGKLTGNAIRVPTPNVSLAVLNLQLKQPTTVDDLNNYLKAAALEGDLVEQIQYSSSTEYVSSNAVGTTCCSVVDAPSTIVSADGRNVVLYVWYDNEYGYTCQVVRLAKHLARVRRYRYY; from the coding sequence ATGTTAGTTGAAAAAGCTCCGCAAGCAGTACGTGTTGATGCAGCACTGGAAGCATGGCGCCACGAAGAAAAGCAGGCGTTAGAACTTTTACAGATCGTTGGCGATCTACGTTTTGATCGCGCCATTGAGTTGGTATTGTTCCGCGAGGATATTTACGATGCCCGACCAAGCGCACTGCTGAATGACCACCGTTTCGCAGAAAATTATTCGGCGGAGGCACTCCACATTACCGAGACACTGGCTTTGGCCAAAGCCATTCGTGACCTGGAAGACCTGCCTGCTGCCCGGATAGATTTAGGCAAGCTAGGGCTGGAATGGCAAGCAGAGGCCAAAAACTATCCCGATTTGGCCGCCTTCGTTGGTGATAAAATGAACCACCTGCGGGGCGCAGCTCCCCTCAATGAAGATGGTCGCGACATTGTACTTTACGGCTTCGGTCGTATCGGCCGCCTGGTTGCCCGCCGGATCATTATGTCTACCGGCCGGGGAGAGCAGCTGCGACTAAAGGCGATCGTGATTCGCCCAAAATTGGCGGACCGTTTTGCAGAAGCAACCAAGCGTGCTTCCTTACTGGCCTCCGATTCCGTGCACGGCGAGTTTCACGGCCTGGTAGAAGTAAGCCCCGACGGCAACGAGCTGATCGTCAACGGCAATCACATCCAACTGATCTACGCCGGATCACCCTCCGAGGTTGATTACACGAAATTTGGCATCCAGGACGCACTCTTGATCGACAATACCGGCGTTTGGCGTGATGATAAGGAACTGAGCACTCACCTGCGTCCAGGTATCGCCCAGGTGCTTGTGACGGCTCCCGCCAAGGGCGATGTACCCAATATCGTCTACGGCGTCAATGAGCCGGAAGACTTTTCGCAAAGGCAAATTTTCAGTGCTGCCTCCTGTACCACCAATGCCATTGCGCCGGTGCTAGCAGTATTGGAAAAACAGTTGGGGATTGAGCAAGGCCACATTGAAACGATCCATTCCTATACCAATGACCAAAACTTGCTGGACAACTTCCACAAGAAACCTCGCCGTGGCCGCGGAGCACCCGTAAATATGGTACTGACCTCCACTGGAGCCGCTACTGCCGTGGCTAAGGTGCTGCCCAAATTGGCGGGTAAGCTCACAGGCAATGCCATTCGCGTACCCACGCCTAATGTGTCACTCGCCGTGTTGAACCTGCAACTCAAGCAGCCAACCACCGTGGATGACCTCAATAATTACCTCAAAGCAGCAGCTTTGGAAGGCGACTTGGTAGAACAAATCCAATATTCTTCCTCCACGGAATATGTGTCTAGCAACGCGGTAGGCACCACTTGTTGCTCGGTGGTCGATGCGCCGTCAACCATCGTTTCTGCCGATGGCCGCAATGTTGTGCTCTACGTTTGGTACGACAACGAATATGGGTACACCTGTCAGGTCGTTCGCCTGGCCAAGCATTTGGCGCGAGTACGTCGGTACAGGTATTATTAA
- a CDS encoding carboxypeptidase-like regulatory domain-containing protein yields the protein MKAISLLLALPLLLAAQQSEYTYVFQITADEAQTLYQYQGKDLYSDPFLYQLVDSFKTEIPALAIGHYLLVKAAREGLNIQQHSVHQYGVQQIADGNHLRIEVRDTNSLLVANGRLLFDEEQIPWQAELQSYRTKKPRHNGWLRIEMPGDTLFYRVAYNKIKPQRRRFFRTPVGYFLSTPYRFAKNTYHYFKRGIGHGNWYLNWRRIWPFPKKDRTLKGYIALSQPRYRPGDTLQLKTYLTKRSGRPFNKPIQLQVKGYRYQQIIDRKLEPNRPGAFTTEILLADSLRLDQTYQLYFSVPKKSKYGQKTASFHLEDYELDAASFEFDIPQKQYRPGEPILISASGQDKNGNPLPGAAVELVALRQHVTDIQPDSLMIPDTLWTYQQDLSLREDTKIRLPDSLLYPADYSVKIEAFFSTAGGESAQKSGHFTYLYRSGKVEHSLQQGQWQFTYQEADSSVGQTATLAINRSIPPFIQNKTVTLPHQEKLDPFVTNYLLETSNKLRYPLSISQEASGVETLGQHAGDSLFLQFINPHGVNITYQLYEGAQGIAEGNLGQDTLLGMAAQAQKKYQLDIQYTWAGVARNKTQTFQSYARQLQFRTELPDQIIPGQTVQVKIQATDQMDRPAKGVEMVAGAVNAQFNSLQNLTPPQITYKNRKGFKQRHQFNLQAVSNQHITSISPQWYQRFALDTMLYYQIRYPELGVFEQQDTILADSFYLQNPQISPYLVEDHKLQPIYLIYLNRELVYSHYSQDDGRYAFNARPGYNQIRIRTLEAEYRIDSVYVKAGHKLSFALDAKTFGLHPVYGSRIKRTAAEKHLSQGEKDLLNLKMIRIRKEERRSVSYLYSDSTQIYQWNNAYTNLNPKVIGPVPANQYLTYLQRDGLRNRFFYEPGYIYEIRSGRERLYSDAFLVAKTRYDLPEVLPHPALNQLALRPSDIMASSPLQKRVLFRSGWHYDMDGGHLQLLYGQENDSTLAAISLQNVNGEYSIYRASDRYFARLPQGYYKLTLITPAGYTAQRKCWIYPQQLQVLDFRGVAFEQDTTLDLFKELYTYELAKPSFITYTDQNTRPANNIYQDIGYLATGVLTDEEGEPLIGATVLLAGTEIGTTTDIDGRYALWVPDANAILQFSYTGFSTQQAKAGKTGEQVALSSAGILLEEIVVTGYSPVIRQDNTTSTILSGNLSGIQIQRLPTRNINALAATTAGISVADGDQINIRGSRDAATYYYIDGVRVSAALPGAELLLSGSGLRTEFRDYGFWVTDLITDKQGEAYFQVTFPDDITQWKTFVLGMDDRKRAGAWYGETAAFKPVLAQLFLPRFLLPGDQIDLVGSSVNYTNDTFQISTQLEVEGVSLLQKEHQLIDGITDEVSYTALEGRDSLTAKYTLQTGNYQDGEERSIPIFKVGTEETLGAFHRLQGDTTIELSFPPEDGPVTIYAKPDMLRVMLEEIEALIDYPYGCNEQSASRLLALLMHKEIQEAIGQTFTGEEAIQKMVALLRQRQRPDGSWGWWGGSPRNQWMTIYVIRALHAAKEAGYETEALEKGLIFLTNQFNSLGGTSRLEAIALFSEIGQNMDYEALLTPYDTLPYLNWTTLTTTLIQAQQGLPFQLDTLAKYRQETLFGGHYWGQDGYGFYHNYQQYNLLAYRTYRAAGVTEALAPIRQFFLEQRHRSPGYHGRAGYRNTFEAALILRTILPDLLEEYRRDTALNFKQQLVISAQENILWDSFPQQVTIDAGQAIRIQKTGIGQTFLTAYQQRWNPQPERVEGPFIVTSSLWQGNQETDQLEQSRPAFLKVELKVEKATDYLLLEVPIPAGCSYGSKQGIRGYTETYREYLRNKVAIFCEHLEPGTYNYFIELEPRFTGQFQLNPAKAEQMYFPVFFGREGMKGVRIE from the coding sequence ATGAAAGCCATCTCCCTCCTTCTCGCGCTCCCACTCCTCCTAGCTGCACAGCAATCGGAGTACACTTACGTTTTTCAAATTACGGCCGACGAGGCGCAAACACTTTATCAATACCAAGGAAAAGATCTGTACAGTGATCCGTTTCTTTACCAATTGGTGGATTCTTTTAAAACGGAGATTCCGGCCCTTGCTATCGGTCATTATTTGCTGGTCAAGGCGGCAAGGGAAGGTCTGAATATCCAGCAACACAGTGTACACCAATACGGCGTACAGCAAATTGCCGATGGCAATCATCTTCGAATAGAAGTAAGGGATACCAATAGCTTGCTTGTCGCAAATGGTCGCCTACTTTTTGACGAAGAGCAAATCCCCTGGCAAGCAGAATTGCAAAGTTATCGTACTAAAAAGCCGCGCCACAATGGCTGGCTACGCATCGAAATGCCCGGCGATACACTCTTCTATCGGGTAGCCTACAACAAAATCAAGCCCCAGCGGCGGCGCTTCTTTCGTACGCCAGTTGGTTATTTTTTGAGTACGCCTTACCGTTTTGCTAAAAACACTTACCATTACTTTAAGCGCGGTATTGGGCACGGCAACTGGTACCTCAACTGGCGGCGCATCTGGCCATTCCCAAAAAAAGACCGTACCCTCAAAGGCTACATCGCCCTCAGTCAGCCCCGCTATCGGCCTGGTGATACGCTGCAACTCAAAACCTACCTCACCAAACGCAGTGGCCGACCATTCAACAAACCGATTCAATTGCAGGTGAAAGGTTATCGGTACCAACAAATAATCGATAGGAAACTCGAACCGAACCGTCCAGGTGCTTTCACCACCGAAATCTTGCTGGCCGACTCCTTGAGGCTTGACCAGACGTATCAACTCTACTTTTCGGTGCCCAAAAAAAGTAAATACGGCCAAAAAACGGCCTCCTTCCATTTAGAAGATTACGAGTTGGATGCAGCTTCCTTTGAGTTTGACATTCCTCAAAAGCAATACCGCCCTGGTGAACCCATCCTGATTAGCGCCAGCGGGCAAGACAAAAACGGCAACCCACTTCCTGGCGCAGCGGTAGAGCTGGTGGCATTGCGGCAGCACGTCACGGACATCCAACCAGATTCGCTGATGATACCGGATACCCTCTGGACTTATCAGCAAGACCTAAGCTTGCGGGAGGATACTAAAATAAGGTTACCCGATAGCTTGCTTTATCCCGCTGATTACTCGGTTAAAATAGAGGCCTTCTTTTCTACCGCTGGTGGAGAATCAGCACAAAAGTCAGGTCATTTTACCTACCTGTACCGCTCCGGAAAAGTTGAACATTCTCTCCAACAGGGCCAGTGGCAGTTTACCTACCAGGAAGCGGACAGCAGCGTTGGCCAAACAGCAACTTTGGCAATAAATCGCAGCATCCCTCCTTTTATCCAAAATAAAACGGTGACCCTTCCCCACCAGGAAAAGCTCGACCCATTTGTCACCAACTACCTCCTGGAAACCAGCAATAAGCTTCGATATCCCCTGAGCATAAGTCAAGAAGCAAGCGGCGTGGAAACCCTAGGGCAACACGCAGGTGATTCCTTGTTCCTTCAATTCATCAATCCACACGGTGTCAACATCACTTACCAGCTTTATGAAGGGGCCCAAGGTATTGCGGAAGGTAATTTAGGACAAGATACCCTTCTGGGAATGGCAGCCCAAGCACAGAAAAAATACCAACTGGATATTCAGTATACCTGGGCCGGGGTGGCTCGCAACAAAACGCAGACGTTTCAGTCTTATGCCCGCCAATTGCAGTTCCGTACCGAACTGCCGGATCAAATTATTCCCGGCCAGACCGTGCAGGTAAAGATACAGGCTACTGACCAGATGGATCGTCCCGCCAAAGGCGTAGAGATGGTCGCCGGTGCCGTCAATGCTCAATTCAATTCACTACAAAATCTTACCCCGCCTCAGATCACCTACAAAAACCGCAAAGGCTTCAAACAGCGGCATCAGTTTAATTTGCAAGCCGTCAGTAACCAACATATTACGTCCATCAGTCCGCAATGGTACCAACGATTTGCGCTTGACACCATGCTGTACTACCAAATCCGTTATCCGGAACTAGGGGTTTTCGAGCAGCAGGATACCATCCTCGCCGATTCGTTTTATTTGCAAAACCCACAGATCAGCCCCTACCTGGTGGAAGACCACAAGTTGCAGCCGATCTATTTGATCTATCTAAACAGGGAGCTGGTGTACAGTCATTACAGTCAGGACGATGGTCGCTACGCCTTCAACGCTCGCCCTGGCTACAATCAAATCCGTATTCGCACCCTCGAAGCCGAGTACCGGATCGATAGTGTGTATGTAAAAGCAGGCCACAAGCTGAGTTTTGCGCTTGACGCAAAAACGTTTGGCCTCCACCCGGTTTATGGCTCGCGGATTAAGCGAACAGCCGCCGAAAAACACCTTAGCCAGGGAGAGAAAGATTTGCTCAATTTGAAAATGATCCGCATCAGAAAAGAGGAGAGGCGATCTGTTAGTTATCTCTATTCCGACAGCACCCAAATCTACCAATGGAACAATGCTTACACCAATCTCAATCCCAAAGTGATCGGGCCTGTGCCAGCTAACCAATACCTCACCTATTTACAGCGGGATGGATTAAGAAACCGCTTCTTTTACGAACCAGGCTACATTTACGAGATCAGAAGTGGGAGGGAACGGCTTTACAGCGACGCCTTTCTGGTGGCGAAAACCAGGTACGACTTGCCGGAAGTGCTCCCCCACCCTGCGCTGAATCAGCTCGCGCTGAGACCATCAGACATCATGGCTTCCTCTCCTTTACAGAAAAGGGTGCTTTTTCGCAGTGGTTGGCATTACGACATGGATGGCGGTCATCTGCAGCTCCTCTATGGACAGGAAAATGATTCTACCCTGGCCGCCATAAGCCTGCAAAACGTCAATGGGGAATACAGCATTTACCGGGCCAGCGACCGCTATTTTGCGAGATTGCCACAGGGTTATTACAAGCTTACCCTGATTACTCCGGCGGGTTATACCGCTCAACGAAAATGTTGGATCTACCCCCAGCAGTTGCAAGTACTGGATTTTCGTGGTGTTGCCTTCGAGCAAGATACCACCCTTGATCTTTTCAAAGAGTTGTACACCTACGAATTAGCAAAGCCCAGTTTCATAACCTATACTGATCAAAACACCAGACCTGCCAACAACATCTATCAGGATATTGGCTATCTGGCAACGGGGGTCTTAACCGACGAAGAAGGTGAGCCACTCATTGGTGCGACGGTCTTGCTTGCGGGTACTGAAATAGGTACGACAACGGATATTGATGGCCGTTATGCACTTTGGGTACCCGATGCCAATGCGATCCTGCAATTTTCGTATACCGGTTTTAGTACCCAACAGGCTAAGGCAGGGAAAACAGGCGAACAAGTTGCACTGAGTAGCGCAGGTATTCTTTTAGAGGAAATTGTTGTAACGGGCTATTCACCCGTAATCAGGCAAGACAATACCACTAGCACTATCCTTTCCGGCAACCTTTCTGGCATCCAAATCCAACGTCTCCCCACCCGCAACATCAATGCCCTGGCAGCAACAACGGCGGGCATAAGTGTTGCCGATGGTGATCAAATCAACATTCGTGGCAGCCGCGATGCGGCTACTTACTACTACATAGATGGTGTCCGCGTAAGTGCCGCCCTACCCGGTGCGGAACTTTTACTCAGCGGCAGCGGCCTGCGCACCGAGTTTCGCGATTACGGCTTTTGGGTCACCGATCTGATCACCGACAAACAAGGCGAGGCCTACTTTCAAGTCACTTTTCCGGATGATATCACCCAGTGGAAGACCTTCGTCCTGGGCATGGACGACCGCAAACGGGCTGGTGCATGGTACGGCGAAACGGCAGCTTTCAAGCCCGTACTGGCCCAATTGTTCCTGCCTCGTTTTCTGCTGCCCGGTGATCAAATTGATCTGGTAGGAAGTAGCGTCAATTACACCAACGACACCTTCCAAATCAGCACCCAATTGGAGGTAGAAGGGGTGTCATTGCTCCAAAAAGAACACCAACTCATCGACGGCATTACCGACGAGGTTAGTTATACCGCCCTGGAAGGTAGGGATAGCCTTACAGCCAAATACACCCTCCAAACCGGCAACTACCAGGATGGTGAAGAACGTTCTATCCCTATTTTCAAAGTGGGAACGGAAGAAACCCTTGGCGCTTTCCACCGCTTACAGGGCGACACAACCATTGAGCTAAGTTTCCCACCGGAAGACGGGCCGGTCACTATCTACGCCAAGCCCGATATGCTGCGCGTGATGCTGGAGGAGATCGAAGCACTGATTGATTATCCCTACGGCTGTAATGAACAAAGCGCCAGTAGACTGCTGGCCTTGCTGATGCACAAAGAAATTCAGGAAGCCATTGGCCAAACCTTTACGGGTGAAGAAGCTATCCAGAAAATGGTCGCCCTCTTGCGGCAACGCCAGCGACCAGATGGTTCATGGGGTTGGTGGGGCGGTAGTCCACGCAATCAGTGGATGACCATTTACGTGATCCGTGCCTTGCACGCAGCCAAGGAAGCAGGTTACGAAACGGAAGCTCTCGAAAAAGGCCTAATTTTCTTGACCAACCAATTCAATAGCCTTGGCGGAACTTCTCGCCTGGAAGCCATCGCTTTGTTTTCCGAAATCGGGCAAAACATGGACTATGAGGCACTCTTGACGCCTTACGACACCCTGCCCTACCTCAATTGGACCACGCTGACCACCACCTTGATCCAAGCTCAACAGGGCCTCCCCTTCCAGTTGGACACCTTGGCCAAATACCGTCAGGAAACCCTCTTCGGTGGGCATTACTGGGGACAAGATGGCTACGGTTTTTATCACAATTACCAACAATACAACCTGCTTGCCTACCGTACTTATAGGGCAGCAGGAGTAACCGAAGCACTTGCTCCCATTCGGCAGTTCTTTCTGGAACAACGGCACCGTAGCCCAGGTTATCACGGGCGAGCAGGCTACCGCAACACCTTTGAGGCCGCCCTCATCCTACGCACTATTCTACCCGATTTACTGGAGGAATATCGCCGAGACACTGCCCTCAATTTCAAACAACAGCTGGTCATTAGCGCACAAGAAAACATCCTTTGGGATTCCTTTCCACAACAAGTGACCATTGATGCGGGCCAAGCCATTCGCATCCAGAAAACGGGGATAGGGCAAACCTTCCTCACGGCCTACCAACAACGCTGGAACCCACAGCCCGAACGGGTAGAAGGACCTTTCATCGTCACCAGTAGCCTCTGGCAAGGAAACCAGGAAACCGACCAGTTGGAGCAAAGCCGTCCCGCCTTCCTGAAGGTGGAACTAAAAGTAGAAAAAGCGACCGACTACCTGCTCCTGGAAGTTCCCATCCCGGCAGGCTGTTCTTACGGAAGCAAGCAAGGCATTCGCGGCTACACCGAAACCTACCGCGAATACCTACGCAATAAAGTCGCCATTTTCTGTGAGCACCTCGAACCCGGCACTTACAACTACTTCATTGAGCTGGAGCCGAGGTTTACTGGCCAATTTCAGTTGAACCCGGCGAAAGCGGAGCAGATGTACTTCCCTGTTTTCTTTGGGCGGGAGGGGATGAAGGGGGTGAGGATTGAATGA